One Panicum virgatum strain AP13 chromosome 9K, P.virgatum_v5, whole genome shotgun sequence genomic region harbors:
- the LOC120649735 gene encoding MADS-box transcription factor 14-like isoform X2 produces MGRGKVQLKRIENKINRQVTFSKRRSGLLKKAHEISVLCDAEVALIIFSTKGKLYEYATDTCMDKILERYERYSYAEKVLVSAESETQGNWCHEYTKLKAKVETIQKCQKHLMGEDLETLNLKELQQLEQQLESSLKHIRSRKSQLMMESISELQRKEKSLQEENKILQKEPAEKQKAQRQQAQWDQNQQQTSSSSSSFMMREAPPATNISYPVPVAAGGRVERAAAQPQALIGLPAWMLSHISS; encoded by the exons ATGGGGCGCGGGAAGGTGCAGCTGAAGCGGATCGAGAACAAGATCAACCGCCAGGTGACCTTCTCCAAGCGCCGCTCGGGGTTGCTCAAGAAGGCGCACGAGATCTCCGTGCTCTGCGACGCCGAGGTCGCACTCATCATCTTCTCCACCAAGGGGAAGCTCTACGAGTACGCCACAGACACATG TATGGACAAAATTCTTGAACGGTATGAACGCTACTCCTATGCAGAAAAGGTTCTCGTTTCAGCAGAATCTGAAACTCAG GGCAACTGGTGCCATGAATATACAAAGCTAAAGGCGAAGGTTGAGACGATACAGAAATGTCAAAA GCACCTCATGGGAGAGGATCTTGAAACTCTGAATCTCAAGGAGCTTCAGCAACTAGAGCAGCAGCTAGAGAGTTCACTGAAACATATCAGATCCAGAAAG AGCCAGCTTATGATGGAGTCAATTTCGGAGCTTCAACGGAAG GAGAAGTCCCTGCAGGAGGAGAACAAGATTCTGCAGAAGGAG CCCGCAGAGAAGCAGAAAGCTCAGCGACAGCAAGCGCAATGGGACCAGAATCAACAACAAACAAGCTCGTCTTCCTCGTCCTTCATGATGAGAGAAGCTCCCCCAGCAACAAATATCAG CTACCCTGTGCCTGTGGCAGCAGGCGGGAGGGTGGAGCGGGCAGCAGCGCAGCCGCAGGCTCTCATTGGGCTGCCAGCGTGGATGCTTAGCCACATCAGCAGCTGA
- the LOC120649735 gene encoding MADS-box transcription factor 14-like isoform X1, with translation MGRGKVQLKRIENKINRQVTFSKRRSGLLKKAHEISVLCDAEVALIIFSTKGKLYEYATDTCMDKILERYERYSYAEKVLVSAESETQGNWCHEYTKLKAKVETIQKCQKHLMGEDLETLNLKELQQLEQQLESSLKHIRSRKSQLMMESISELQRKEKSLQEENKILQKEPAEKQKAQRQQAQWDQNQQQTSSSSSSFMMREAPPATNISSYPVPVAAGGRVERAAAQPQALIGLPAWMLSHISS, from the exons ATGGGGCGCGGGAAGGTGCAGCTGAAGCGGATCGAGAACAAGATCAACCGCCAGGTGACCTTCTCCAAGCGCCGCTCGGGGTTGCTCAAGAAGGCGCACGAGATCTCCGTGCTCTGCGACGCCGAGGTCGCACTCATCATCTTCTCCACCAAGGGGAAGCTCTACGAGTACGCCACAGACACATG TATGGACAAAATTCTTGAACGGTATGAACGCTACTCCTATGCAGAAAAGGTTCTCGTTTCAGCAGAATCTGAAACTCAG GGCAACTGGTGCCATGAATATACAAAGCTAAAGGCGAAGGTTGAGACGATACAGAAATGTCAAAA GCACCTCATGGGAGAGGATCTTGAAACTCTGAATCTCAAGGAGCTTCAGCAACTAGAGCAGCAGCTAGAGAGTTCACTGAAACATATCAGATCCAGAAAG AGCCAGCTTATGATGGAGTCAATTTCGGAGCTTCAACGGAAG GAGAAGTCCCTGCAGGAGGAGAACAAGATTCTGCAGAAGGAG CCCGCAGAGAAGCAGAAAGCTCAGCGACAGCAAGCGCAATGGGACCAGAATCAACAACAAACAAGCTCGTCTTCCTCGTCCTTCATGATGAGAGAAGCTCCCCCAGCAACAAATATCAG CAGCTACCCTGTGCCTGTGGCAGCAGGCGGGAGGGTGGAGCGGGCAGCAGCGCAGCCGCAGGCTCTCATTGGGCTGCCAGCGTGGATGCTTAGCCACATCAGCAGCTGA